In a single window of the Acidobacteriota bacterium genome:
- a CDS encoding DUF433 domain-containing protein, producing the protein MNTTHETSVVSSSPDIMSGAVVFTGTRVPTQSLLDYLAGEHTLKEFLDDFPIVSREQALAQLDESAV; encoded by the coding sequence ACCAGCGTTGTTTCCTCGTCGCCGGACATCATGAGCGGAGCGGTTGTATTTACCGGTACGCGTGTGCCCACCCAGAGCCTGCTCGATTATCTCGCCGGGGAACACACACTCAAAGAATTCTTGGATGACTTTCCAATAGTTTCTCGCGAGCAAGCGTTGGCGCAGCTCGACGAATCGGCCGTGTAG
- a CDS encoding winged helix-turn-helix transcriptional regulator, with protein MKRDIFQAIADPTRRAIIALIALQAMTPNAIAEHFDTSRQAVSKHLRILTECELVTQEQKGREIFYTLEIEKMKEIDEWLEQYRMIWESRFEQLDSLLTELKQKDK; from the coding sequence ATGAAACGAGACATTTTCCAGGCCATTGCGGACCCGACGAGGCGGGCGATCATTGCTTTGATCGCGTTGCAGGCGATGACGCCGAATGCTATTGCGGAGCATTTTGACACCTCGCGGCAGGCGGTTTCGAAACACCTTCGGATACTCACCGAATGCGAATTGGTAACGCAGGAACAGAAAGGCCGCGAGATCTTTTACACACTTGAGATCGAGAAGATGAAAGAGATCGATGAATGGCTGGAGCAATATCGAATGATATGGGAATCGAGGTTCGAACAGCTCGATTCGTTACTTACCGAACTTAAACAAAAGGATAAATAG
- a CDS encoding SRPBCC family protein has product MKPAEVSTPSDEEVLIKRSFDAPASLVWRAYTEPELMRRWLTAMPGWSMPVCEMTTEVGGKYRWRWRDDANGVEFGFTGEMLEFVPHERIVHTQVYDPGNMGGSMGDGASIITVTFNESDGITHVTTSIKFASKEDRDAAVSTGMTDGMEMSYKQLDNVLAGISAQ; this is encoded by the coding sequence ATGAAACCTGCAGAAGTAAGCACACCATCGGATGAAGAAGTGTTGATCAAACGAAGTTTTGATGCACCGGCGTCGCTGGTGTGGCGGGCATATACGGAGCCCGAGTTGATGCGTCGTTGGCTAACGGCTATGCCCGGATGGTCGATGCCGGTGTGCGAGATGACCACAGAGGTCGGCGGCAAGTACCGCTGGCGTTGGCGCGATGACGCGAACGGCGTTGAGTTCGGCTTCACGGGAGAAATGCTTGAGTTCGTGCCGCACGAAAGGATCGTGCATACGCAGGTTTACGACCCCGGCAATATGGGCGGATCGATGGGCGATGGTGCATCGATCATCACGGTCACGTTCAACGAATCCGATGGCATTACCCACGTCACAACCTCGATCAAATTCGCATCGAAAGAGGATCGCGATGCGGCGGTATCAACAGGCATGACCGACGGCATGGAAATGAGCTATAAGCAGCTCGACAACGTGCTGGCGGGGATCTCGGCCCAATAG
- a CDS encoding DUF1801 domain-containing protein, whose protein sequence is MNVQEQIKQFIASHPEPKCTDIQTLHDMIRRVDPGCKLWFLDGKSSEGKVVSNPDIGYGSRPHKYANGTTREFYQIGLSPNKSGISVYILGIEDKKYLAETYASTLGKATVTGYCIRFKALKDINTDVLKAAIAFGFENTN, encoded by the coding sequence ATGAACGTACAGGAACAGATCAAACAGTTTATTGCCAGCCACCCGGAACCAAAATGCACCGATATCCAAACATTGCACGATATGATCCGGCGTGTAGATCCGGGATGCAAATTGTGGTTTCTCGACGGCAAAAGCAGCGAAGGCAAGGTCGTTTCTAATCCGGATATCGGATACGGGTCTCGCCCCCACAAATACGCCAACGGGACTACTCGCGAGTTCTATCAGATCGGCCTGAGTCCAAACAAAAGCGGGATCTCCGTCTATATCCTCGGTATCGAAGACAAAAAATACCTGGCCGAAACATACGCCAGCACCCTCGGCAAAGCGACCGTGACCGGCTATTGCATCAGGTTCAAAGCTCTAAAAGATATAAACACCGACGTTCTCAAAGCGGCAATTGCGTTTGGGTTTGAGAATACGAATTAA
- a CDS encoding DUF4256 domain-containing protein — protein MKKNLSAAERNALIETLKSRFDANKHRHKGVNWAAVEAKLKKSPAKLGSLFAMESTGGEPDVMGFDKKTGEFIFVDCSPESPKGRRSVCYDAAALASRKEHKPAHSALGMAAEMGIAILDEAEYRKLQSFGPVDTKTSSWIATPADIRERGGALFGDWRYGHVFIYHNGAESYYAARGFRGSLRI, from the coding sequence ATGAAGAAAAACCTCTCCGCCGCCGAACGCAACGCCCTCATTGAAACTCTCAAATCACGTTTCGATGCGAATAAACACCGCCACAAAGGCGTCAATTGGGCCGCCGTCGAGGCCAAACTCAAGAAAAGTCCCGCCAAACTCGGTTCGCTTTTTGCGATGGAGAGCACCGGCGGCGAACCTGATGTCATGGGTTTTGACAAAAAGACCGGCGAGTTCATTTTTGTCGATTGCTCGCCTGAAAGTCCGAAAGGCCGGCGGAGCGTTTGCTACGACGCTGCGGCTTTAGCATCCCGCAAGGAGCACAAACCCGCCCACAGTGCTCTCGGAATGGCCGCCGAAATGGGCATCGCGATCCTCGACGAAGCCGAATACCGCAAACTTCAGAGTTTCGGCCCCGTAGATACAAAAACTTCAAGCTGGATCGCGACTCCTGCCGATATTCGTGAGCGCGGAGGAGCGTTGTTCGGCGACTGGCGTTACGGCCACGTTTTCATTTATCACAACGGAGCGGAATCGTATTACGCCGCGAGGGGCTTTCGCGGTTCGCTGAGGATATGA
- the katG gene encoding catalase/peroxidase HPI has product MSFTTSTKRSNRDWWPNALDLKILRQNSELADPMGEDFDYAAEFKTLDLNSVMEDLKALMIDSQDWWPADYGHYGPFMIRMAWHAAGTYRVADGRGGAGNGEQRFAPTNSWPDNGNLDKARRLLWPIKQKYGRKLSWADLFILAGNAALESMGFKTFGFGGGRSDVWQAQEDTYWGSEGEWLADKRYTGDRELENPLAAVQMGLIYVNPEGPNGNPDPLASARDIRETFARMAMNDEETVALTAGGHTFGKAHGAGDAAHVGPEPEGAPIEAQGFGWLSTYASGKGADTITSGIEGAWTPTPTQWDNSYFETLFGNEWELTKSPAGANQWRPVNVEPNVPDAADPNKKHLPMMTTADMAMRMDPAYEKISRRFMENPQEFADAFARAWFKLTHRDMGPKARYLGSMVPSEDLIWQDPVPAGTRIDAGDEAALKAKILESGLSVSELVSTAWASASTFRCSDYRGGANGARIRLTPQKFWEVNNPVQLEKVLNVLSAIQSEFNAGGKNVSIADLIVLGGNAAIEKAAKDAGNDVAVPFTSGRGDATQEQTEVDSFKFLEPQADGFRNYKKGHHKTPAEELLVDKAALLGLTAPEMTVLVGGLRVLGANWDGSKHGVFTDRPGQLTNDFFVNLLDMGTRWEPANGDGQVFNGVDRNTGQVKYTGTRVDLIFGSNSELRALAEVYACADGKEKFLKDFVAAWNKVMNADRFDVV; this is encoded by the coding sequence ATGAGTTTTACGACCAGCACAAAGCGGTCTAATCGTGACTGGTGGCCGAATGCTCTCGACCTGAAAATACTCAGGCAGAATTCAGAGCTCGCCGATCCGATGGGCGAGGATTTTGATTACGCAGCGGAATTCAAGACGCTTGACCTGAACTCGGTCATGGAAGACCTGAAGGCGCTGATGATCGATTCGCAGGACTGGTGGCCGGCAGACTATGGCCACTATGGGCCGTTCATGATCCGTATGGCTTGGCACGCCGCAGGAACGTATCGCGTTGCGGACGGCCGCGGCGGTGCCGGCAACGGCGAGCAGCGTTTCGCTCCGACGAACAGCTGGCCCGACAACGGCAACCTCGACAAAGCACGCCGTTTGCTTTGGCCGATCAAACAGAAATACGGCCGCAAGCTTTCGTGGGCAGACCTTTTCATTCTCGCCGGTAATGCGGCGCTCGAATCGATGGGCTTCAAGACATTCGGATTCGGCGGCGGCCGTTCGGACGTTTGGCAGGCTCAGGAAGATACCTATTGGGGCTCGGAGGGCGAATGGCTCGCAGACAAACGCTACACCGGCGACCGCGAGCTTGAAAATCCTCTTGCAGCGGTTCAGATGGGTCTCATTTACGTAAATCCGGAAGGCCCTAACGGCAATCCCGATCCGCTCGCGTCTGCACGCGACATTCGTGAGACATTTGCCCGCATGGCTATGAATGACGAAGAGACCGTCGCTTTGACCGCCGGCGGCCACACGTTTGGTAAGGCACACGGTGCGGGTGATGCTGCACACGTCGGACCCGAACCGGAAGGTGCGCCTATAGAAGCACAAGGTTTCGGCTGGTTGAGCACATACGCTTCGGGCAAAGGTGCAGACACGATCACCAGCGGTATCGAGGGTGCTTGGACGCCGACGCCGACGCAGTGGGACAACAGCTATTTCGAGACACTTTTCGGCAACGAGTGGGAGCTTACAAAAAGCCCCGCAGGTGCGAATCAGTGGCGTCCTGTGAACGTTGAGCCGAACGTCCCCGACGCTGCCGATCCAAATAAAAAGCATCTGCCGATGATGACCACCGCCGACATGGCGATGCGTATGGACCCGGCGTATGAAAAGATCTCGCGTCGGTTCATGGAGAATCCGCAGGAATTTGCCGATGCCTTTGCACGAGCTTGGTTCAAGCTGACCCACCGCGACATGGGTCCTAAGGCACGCTACCTCGGGTCGATGGTTCCGTCGGAAGACTTGATCTGGCAAGATCCGGTACCGGCAGGCACGCGTATAGACGCAGGCGACGAAGCCGCTCTTAAAGCGAAGATCCTCGAATCGGGCCTGAGTGTTTCGGAATTGGTATCGACGGCGTGGGCCTCAGCTTCGACGTTCAGATGCTCAGATTATCGCGGCGGTGCCAATGGTGCCCGCATCCGCCTGACCCCGCAGAAATTCTGGGAGGTCAACAACCCCGTACAGCTTGAGAAAGTCTTGAACGTTCTTAGTGCAATTCAGTCCGAATTCAACGCGGGCGGCAAGAACGTTTCGATCGCGGACCTGATCGTGCTCGGCGGCAATGCGGCTATCGAAAAGGCCGCGAAAGATGCCGGAAATGACGTTGCCGTGCCGTTCACCTCGGGTCGTGGCGATGCTACGCAGGAGCAGACCGAGGTCGATTCATTCAAGTTCCTCGAACCGCAGGCGGATGGTTTCCGCAACTATAAAAAGGGACATCACAAGACGCCCGCCGAGGAATTGTTGGTTGACAAAGCCGCGTTGCTGGGCCTGACCGCACCCGAAATGACGGTGCTTGTAGGCGGTTTGCGTGTTCTCGGTGCGAACTGGGACGGCTCGAAGCACGGCGTATTTACCGACCGTCCTGGTCAGTTGACGAACGATTTCTTCGTTAATCTGCTCGATATGGGCACGCGTTGGGAGCCCGCTAATGGCGACGGCCAGGTTTTCAACGGTGTCGACCGTAACACCGGACAGGTCAAATACACCGGCACCCGCGTCGATCTGATCTTCGGTTCAAATTCGGAGCTTCGGGCACTTGCCGAAGTTTATGCCTGTGCTGACGGCAAGGAAAAGTTTCTGAAAGACTTCGTTGCTGCCTGGAACAAGGTGATGAACGCAGATCGTTTCGACGTTGTGTAA
- a CDS encoding demethoxyubiquinone hydroxylase family protein: MADEASKRDLVRILQSAFSGEVAAAYAYRGHWKSLKNSPEKERIRQIEEEEWDHRRRVGEWLAKLGAAPRPFREKVFWTIGRVLGLTCYVSGWFMPMYFAGRLESKNSVEYEDAAVFARELGMQDCVNDLLDMARVEVEHEVFFRDVVSGHRLLPIMKRVFGWS, translated from the coding sequence ATGGCAGATGAAGCCTCCAAACGAGACCTAGTACGAATACTTCAAAGCGCATTTTCCGGCGAAGTTGCGGCCGCATATGCCTACCGCGGACACTGGAAGAGTTTGAAGAACTCGCCCGAGAAAGAGCGGATCAGGCAGATCGAAGAAGAAGAATGGGATCACCGGCGGCGTGTCGGCGAGTGGCTCGCGAAACTCGGAGCTGCACCTAGGCCGTTTAGAGAAAAGGTATTCTGGACCATCGGCCGCGTTTTGGGACTGACCTGCTATGTATCGGGATGGTTCATGCCGATGTACTTTGCCGGCCGTTTAGAAAGCAAGAACTCCGTCGAATACGAGGATGCGGCCGTTTTTGCCCGTGAACTCGGCATGCAGGATTGTGTCAACGATCTGCTGGACATGGCACGCGTCGAAGTGGAACACGAGGTGTTCTTCCGCGACGTCGTGAGCGGACATCGCCTGCTGCCTATCATGAAACGAGTATTTGGTTGGAGTTAG
- a CDS encoding SDR family NAD(P)-dependent oxidoreductase, whose protein sequence is MTRNILVTGGAGFIGSHLVDRLLAEGGWQITVVDDLNDFYSPEIKHSNIAEHLKRPEYKFIEADIRDEDAMAKVFASEKFDVIAHLAARAGVRPSLSEPKIYAETNINGTLNLLELCREHGIKQFVFGSSSSVYGINQKVPFAEDDRIHQPISPYAATKAAGELICHTYSHLYDIRCICLRFFTVYGARQRPDLAIHKFAKLITEGKPIQVFGDGSTRRDYTYIDDIIDGVRAAIDYDSSIYEVFNLGESETTELSQLISLVERSLDMSAVIDRQPMQPGDVPATFADISKSRRLLGYDPQTKIADGIPKFVDWFRSTV, encoded by the coding sequence GTGACGCGAAACATACTTGTAACGGGCGGAGCGGGTTTCATTGGCTCGCACCTAGTGGACAGGCTCCTGGCGGAAGGCGGCTGGCAGATCACCGTCGTTGATGATCTTAATGATTTTTATTCGCCGGAGATAAAGCACTCGAATATCGCGGAGCATCTGAAGCGGCCGGAATACAAATTCATCGAGGCGGACATTCGCGACGAGGACGCGATGGCGAAAGTTTTCGCTAGTGAGAAATTCGATGTCATCGCCCATCTCGCGGCACGAGCCGGAGTGCGGCCGTCGCTTTCCGAACCGAAGATATACGCGGAAACGAACATCAACGGTACGTTGAACTTGCTGGAACTATGCCGTGAACACGGTATCAAGCAGTTCGTTTTTGGCTCATCATCGAGTGTTTATGGCATTAATCAAAAAGTGCCGTTTGCGGAGGACGACCGCATCCATCAGCCGATCTCGCCATACGCGGCTACAAAGGCAGCCGGCGAACTCATTTGCCACACATACTCGCATCTCTACGATATTCGCTGCATTTGCCTGCGGTTCTTCACTGTTTACGGTGCGCGGCAGCGGCCCGACCTCGCGATCCACAAGTTTGCGAAACTTATCACCGAAGGCAAACCGATACAGGTTTTCGGTGACGGTTCGACGCGGCGTGACTACACATATATTGACGATATAATCGACGGCGTCCGAGCAGCGATCGACTACGACAGCTCGATATACGAGGTTTTTAACTTAGGTGAATCGGAGACAACCGAACTCAGCCAACTGATCTCGCTGGTCGAACGGTCGCTCGACATGAGCGCGGTCATCGACCGCCAGCCGATGCAGCCCGGCGACGTTCCGGCGACTTTTGCGGATATCAGCAAATCACGCCGGCTTTTGGGTTACGATCCCCAAACAAAGATCGCCGATGGTATTCCCAAGTTTGTCGATTGGTTTAGGTCAACCGTCTAA
- a CDS encoding 6,7-dimethyl-8-ribityllumazine synthase, which translates to MRFAVVVARWNRNITSQLEAGAIRGLTSAGCAEEHISIFAVPGAFELPLACKKAADTRKFDAVIALGCVIRGDTPHFDFVAGEAARGLMDVSLETGVPVIFGVITTEDLEQAIARAGDADDPHNKGNEAAVTAIEMAHICREISDPVQI; encoded by the coding sequence ATGAGGTTTGCGGTCGTCGTTGCCCGTTGGAACCGCAACATCACATCACAGCTTGAGGCAGGTGCCATCCGCGGGCTGACATCTGCCGGATGTGCGGAAGAACATATCAGCATTTTTGCTGTGCCCGGGGCCTTCGAGTTGCCGCTCGCTTGCAAAAAGGCTGCTGATACGCGAAAGTTTGATGCGGTCATTGCTTTGGGCTGCGTTATCAGGGGCGACACGCCGCATTTTGACTTTGTCGCAGGCGAGGCAGCACGCGGTTTAATGGATGTTTCGCTGGAAACAGGCGTGCCGGTGATATTCGGAGTGATAACGACCGAGGATTTAGAGCAGGCGATCGCCCGAGCCGGTGACGCGGACGATCCTCACAACAAGGGCAATGAGGCTGCGGTCACGGCGATCGAAATGGCTCACATCTGCCGGGAGATCAGCGATCCCGTCCAAATTTAG
- the nusB gene encoding transcription antitermination factor NusB — protein sequence MSFEKPEKSSGTRHKAREAALQMLFAADVAKTAPDDLCNNYWGTLGEDGLDAATRDFADSLAKGTLEKIEVVDERIKHRAEHWRIERMACVDRNILRLAIYELLYRDTPATVIINEGLELARCFSTFESTQFINGILDAIKHDLENDASTADDAIKTKATTK from the coding sequence ATGTCTTTTGAAAAGCCAGAGAAGAGTTCAGGCACAAGGCACAAAGCCCGCGAAGCCGCACTGCAAATGCTTTTTGCCGCAGATGTGGCGAAAACCGCTCCCGACGACCTTTGCAACAACTACTGGGGCACTCTTGGCGAGGATGGCCTAGACGCCGCCACTCGTGATTTCGCCGACAGCCTGGCGAAAGGTACTCTCGAGAAGATCGAGGTCGTTGATGAGCGGATCAAGCATCGGGCGGAACATTGGCGCATCGAGCGAATGGCGTGCGTTGACCGAAACATTCTCAGACTCGCCATTTACGAACTCCTGTATCGGGATACGCCGGCGACTGTCATCATTAACGAAGGACTCGAACTCGCTCGTTGTTTTTCGACCTTTGAATCTACCCAGTTCATCAACGGCATCCTTGATGCGATCAAGCACGATCTCGAGAATGACGCATCGACAGCAGATGACGCCATCAAGACCAAGGCAACAACAAAATAG
- a CDS encoding multifunctional oxoglutarate decarboxylase/oxoglutarate dehydrogenase thiamine pyrophosphate-binding subunit/dihydrolipoyllysine-residue succinyltransferase subunit yields the protein MNTTENKDISGFIKEAFGSNATYVEGLLARYRQDPKLVDESWQEYFGELLTASSESGEPKAANASVQPVEPQKTASKAAALEVTDGKPITGPAKKIVENMEQSLLVPTATSFRSIPVKLLEENRRIINEHLANRGRGKASFTHIIAWAIVEAARAIPSMNTGYGLTNGVPARLERESVNLGIAIDIKKKDGSRNLLVPNIKEAQAMNFSEFFDAYNDKISRAREGKLEIADFQGTTISLTNPGTIGTVASNPRLMSGQSAIIATGAIEYPAEYQAMTDEALSQLGISKIMTMTNTYDHRVIQGAESGLFLARIHEYLVGKHGFYDGIFADIELNYPPLRWATDNNPALFGSNREAEHIEKQANVLQLINAYRTRGHLLADIDPLGMTSYHAAELDLENFGLTIWDLDREFITGGLHGEKTASLRRILSILRRAYCGKVGIEYRHIQSKEEKEWIRQKVREHFVDTEPLAADIKKELLQKLIEAEQFEQFLHKKYLGQKRFSLEGCETVIPMLDQLVEESAIRGIDEIYMGMAHRGRLNVLSNIIGDPETGDMAERIFTVFEGTSHPDFPADEGDVKYHQGAIGNRKTRNGKEIRIQLSCNPSHLEAVNPVVEGMARARQDDLRNGAGLTREEAYDRVMPVLLHGDAAFAGQGVVMETLQLANLPGYRTGGTVHIVINNQIGFTTSPELSRSSIYSTDAAQITQTPIFHINGDDPEAAFRVIQIALEYRHTFNKDVVLDLVGFRRLGHNEGDEPSYTQPVMYARVKAHPGTQHLYARQLIREGVISEDDLKAMTDKVVEKYEGILSHAKQIASEKPARAALPQHPNDEDGSTILETGASADVLSKVADKVSLVPDGFNINPKMVGQLGRRAKMGSGEVPMDWGFAEAMAFGTLVAEGTPVRISGQDSGRGTFSQRHASMYDTMTGDRWTPLGELTSERNPTARFYVFDSSLSEYAVLGFEYGYSVVCVNDLVMWEAQFGDFSNGAQIIIDQYISASEDKWQQKCRLVMLLPHGYEGQGPEHSSSRLERYLQLCAENNMQVCYPTTPAQYFHLLRRQVRQDSVRPLVVMTPKSLLRLPAATSTMAELENGGFQPVIDDISIESKESVRRVAVCSGKVYYDLLAARENNDVAIIRLEQFYPFPATRLRDAIASYSNAAEIVWVQEEPMNMGGWQFVERRIEAVLPDGKALRFIGRPASASPATGSYAIHELEQSKLVAETLNTGSAESTAAVQN from the coding sequence ATGAATACGACGGAAAACAAAGATATCTCGGGATTTATCAAAGAGGCTTTTGGCTCTAACGCCACCTACGTAGAAGGACTGCTTGCACGATACAGGCAGGATCCCAAGCTGGTCGATGAGTCGTGGCAGGAGTATTTCGGTGAACTGCTGACCGCCTCGTCGGAAAGCGGTGAGCCCAAAGCAGCAAATGCGTCGGTACAGCCCGTAGAACCGCAAAAGACAGCATCAAAAGCGGCGGCACTCGAGGTTACAGATGGGAAACCCATCACGGGCCCGGCTAAAAAGATCGTCGAGAACATGGAGCAGAGCCTTTTGGTTCCGACCGCAACCAGCTTCCGATCCATCCCCGTCAAGCTTTTAGAGGAAAATCGACGGATCATCAACGAACACTTAGCGAACCGCGGCCGCGGCAAAGCATCGTTCACACACATCATTGCTTGGGCGATAGTAGAGGCCGCAAGGGCTATTCCTTCGATGAACACAGGCTACGGCCTTACGAACGGAGTGCCGGCCCGTCTGGAACGTGAAAGCGTCAATCTCGGCATAGCCATCGACATCAAGAAAAAGGACGGCTCGCGGAACCTGCTCGTTCCGAATATCAAAGAAGCTCAGGCGATGAATTTCTCTGAGTTTTTTGATGCTTACAATGACAAGATTTCCCGGGCTCGCGAAGGAAAGCTCGAGATAGCCGACTTTCAGGGCACCACGATCTCGCTGACCAATCCCGGCACGATAGGCACTGTGGCGTCGAACCCGCGTTTAATGTCCGGCCAAAGTGCGATCATTGCGACCGGAGCTATTGAATACCCTGCTGAATATCAGGCGATGACCGACGAAGCCCTGTCCCAGCTCGGCATCAGCAAGATAATGACGATGACGAACACTTACGATCATCGCGTCATTCAGGGTGCGGAGAGCGGACTCTTTCTCGCCCGAATTCATGAATATCTGGTTGGAAAGCACGGTTTTTATGACGGCATCTTTGCCGATATCGAACTGAATTACCCTCCGCTTCGCTGGGCCACGGATAACAATCCCGCTCTTTTCGGCAGCAACCGCGAAGCCGAACACATAGAAAAGCAGGCGAATGTCCTTCAGCTCATTAACGCATATCGCACGCGCGGCCATCTTTTGGCGGATATCGATCCGCTTGGGATGACCTCTTACCATGCGGCGGAGCTTGATCTGGAAAATTTCGGGCTTACGATCTGGGACCTCGACCGTGAATTCATTACAGGCGGACTGCACGGTGAAAAAACGGCAAGTTTGCGGCGAATTTTGAGTATTCTTCGGCGTGCATACTGCGGCAAGGTCGGTATCGAATACCGCCACATCCAATCTAAAGAAGAAAAAGAATGGATCAGGCAGAAAGTCCGCGAACACTTCGTCGATACAGAGCCGCTCGCAGCCGACATTAAGAAAGAATTGCTGCAAAAGCTGATCGAAGCTGAGCAGTTCGAACAGTTCCTGCACAAGAAATATTTGGGCCAGAAGCGTTTTTCGCTCGAAGGCTGTGAGACCGTTATTCCTATGCTTGATCAGCTTGTCGAGGAGTCCGCGATCCGCGGCATAGACGAGATCTACATGGGAATGGCTCACCGTGGGCGCCTTAATGTTCTGTCGAACATCATTGGCGACCCTGAAACGGGAGACATGGCGGAACGTATTTTCACGGTCTTTGAAGGAACGTCGCACCCTGACTTCCCTGCTGACGAAGGTGATGTGAAGTATCACCAGGGTGCCATCGGCAACCGTAAAACACGGAACGGAAAAGAGATACGCATACAGTTGTCGTGTAATCCCAGCCATCTGGAGGCCGTGAATCCCGTAGTTGAGGGCATGGCCCGTGCTCGTCAGGACGATCTGAGGAACGGTGCAGGGCTAACTCGTGAGGAAGCCTACGATAGAGTGATGCCGGTCCTGCTCCACGGTGATGCAGCGTTTGCGGGTCAGGGCGTCGTGATGGAAACGCTGCAGCTCGCTAATCTGCCCGGTTATCGGACCGGCGGTACGGTACACATCGTTATCAACAACCAGATCGGATTCACGACATCGCCGGAACTTAGCCGAAGTTCTATTTACTCTACCGACGCCGCTCAGATCACGCAGACGCCGATCTTCCATATCAACGGCGATGATCCGGAAGCTGCGTTTCGCGTCATACAGATCGCACTTGAATACCGTCACACTTTCAACAAGGACGTTGTACTCGACCTTGTCGGTTTTAGACGACTTGGCCACAACGAAGGCGATGAGCCGAGCTATACACAGCCTGTGATGTACGCCCGCGTCAAGGCACATCCGGGCACACAGCACCTTTACGCCCGGCAGCTGATCCGTGAGGGCGTCATATCTGAGGACGACCTTAAGGCGATGACCGACAAGGTCGTCGAAAAGTACGAAGGCATTTTGTCGCATGCGAAACAGATCGCGTCCGAAAAGCCTGCACGAGCTGCCTTGCCCCAACATCCTAATGACGAGGACGGCTCGACCATTTTGGAGACCGGCGCGTCTGCAGATGTACTTTCTAAGGTCGCGGACAAGGTATCGCTGGTTCCTGACGGATTCAATATCAATCCTAAGATGGTTGGCCAACTCGGCCGTCGTGCAAAGATGGGCTCGGGCGAAGTGCCGATGGATTGGGGTTTTGCGGAAGCTATGGCTTTCGGAACGCTGGTGGCCGAAGGCACTCCCGTTCGGATCAGCGGTCAGGATTCGGGGCGTGGAACTTTCTCTCAGCGGCACGCTTCGATGTACGACACAATGACCGGCGACCGCTGGACACCGCTCGGCGAACTGACCAGCGAACGAAACCCAACTGCGAGGTTCTACGTTTTCGACAGCTCGCTTTCCGAATACGCCGTTCTCGGTTTCGAGTACGGTTATTCCGTCGTCTGCGTCAACGACCTCGTAATGTGGGAGGCTCAGTTCGGCGATTTCTCGAATGGCGCGCAGATCATCATTGATCAGTATATTTCGGCATCAGAGGACAAGTGGCAGCAGAAATGCCGACTGGTGATGCTGTTGCCGCACGGTTACGAAGGCCAAGGTCCGGAACACTCCAGCTCAAGGCTCGAACGCTACCTGCAGCTTTGTGCCGAGAACAATATGCAGGTCTGCTATCCGACCACACCTGCACAGTATTTCCACCTGCTGCGTCGGCAGGTCAGGCAAGACAGCGTTCGTCCGCTCGTCGTGATGACGCCTAAAAGCCTGCTCCGTTTGCCGGCCGCCACATCCACGATGGCCGAGCTTGAGAATGGCGGATTTCAACCTGTAATTGATGACATTTCGATCGAAAGCAAGGAATCAGTTCGCCGCGTTGCGGTTTGCAGCGGAAAGGTCTATTACGACCTCTTGGCAGCACGTGAAAACAACGACGTAGCCATCATCAGGCTTGAACAGTTTTATCCTTTTCCGGCGACACGGCTCCGTGATGCCATCGCCTCTTATTCAAATGCTGCAGAGATCGTCTGGGTGCAGGAAGAACCCATGAATATGGGCGGTTGGCAGTTCGTCGAACGCCGCATCGAGGCTGTTTTGCCCGACGGCAAGGCATTGAGATTTATCGGCCGGCCCGCGTCCGCTTCACCCGCAACGGGATCATACGCGATACACGAGCTCGAACAGTCTAAGCTCGTCGCGGAAACTCTGAATACCGGTTCTGCGGAGAGCACCGCTGCAGTACAGAATTAG